Proteins encoded in a region of the Natator depressus isolate rNatDep1 chromosome 23, rNatDep2.hap1, whole genome shotgun sequence genome:
- the LOC141976552 gene encoding selenide, water dikinase 2 isoform X2, producing the protein MAQLSRDVSESGIGMDSCVIPLRHGGLSLVQTTDFFYPLVEDPYMMGRIACANVLSDLYAMGITECDNMLMLLSVSQKMTDEEREKIMPLMIKGFRDAAEDGGTSVTGGQTVLNPWIIVGGVATVVCQPNEFIMPDSAVPGDVLVLTKPLGTQVAVNAHQWLDNPERWNKIKLVVSKEDVELAYQEAMFSMAMLNRTAASLMHTFNAHAATDITGFGILGHAQNLAKQQRSEVSFVIHNLPIIAKMAAISKACGNRFGLLQGTSPETSGGLLICLPREQAARFCAEIKSPKYGEGHQAWIIGIVEKGNQTARIIDKPRIIEVTPRGATASPQENNSSASPEAAS; encoded by the exons GCATAGGGATGGACTCCTGCGTCATCCCCCTCAGGCATGGGGGTCTCTCCCTTGTACAGACCACAGACTTCTTCTACCCACTGGTTGAGGATCCCTACATGATG GGCCGCATCGCATGTGCCAATGTGCTGAGTGATCTCTACGCCATGGGCATCACCGAGTGCGACAACATGCTGATGCTGCTGAGCGTCAGCCAGAAAATGACAGATGAG GAGCGTGAAAAGATTATGCCACTGATGATCAAAGGCTTCCGGGATGCCGCAGAGGATGGTGGAACATCAGTGACAGGCGGGCAGACTGTGTTGAATCCTTGGATCATTGTCGGGGGTGTTGCTACTGTGGTGTGCCAGCCCAACGAATTTATCAT GCCAGACAGTGCAGTTCCCGGAGATGTGCTGGTGCTGACCAAGCCGCTGGGCACGCAGGTGGCTGTCAACGCTCACCAGTGGCTGGATAAT CCTGAGAGGTGGAATAAGATTAAGCTGGTGGTGTCCAAAGAGGACGTGGAGCTGGCCTACCAGGAAGCCATGTTCAGTATGGCCATGCTGAACAGGACAG CTGCCAGTTTGATGCACACTTTCAATGCTCATGCTGCCACCGACATCACGGGCTTTGGGATCCTGGGCCATGCACAAAACCTGGCCAAGCAGCAGCGCAGCGAGGTCTCTTTTGTCATCCACAATCTGCCTATCATTGCCAAGATGGCTGCCATCAGCAAGGCCTGCGGGAATCGTTTTGGGCTGCTGCAAGGGACATCCCCGGAGACATCAG GGGGGCTGCTAATCTGCTTGCCCCGGGAGCAGGCCGCCCGCTTCTGTGCTGAAATCAAGTCTCCCAAATACGGGGAGGGGCACCAGGCCTGGATCATTGGCATCGTGGAGAAGGGGAACCAGACTGCGCGCATCATCGACAAGCCGCGCATCATCGAAGTGACGCCCCGGGGCGCCACGGCCTCCCCCCAAGAGAATAACTCAAGTGCCAGCCCTGAAGCGGCCTCGTGA
- the LOC141976552 gene encoding selenide, water dikinase 2 isoform X1, with the protein MDSCVIPLRHGGLSLVQTTDFFYPLVEDPYMMGRIACANVLSDLYAMGITECDNMLMLLSVSQKMTDEEREKIMPLMIKGFRDAAEDGGTSVTGGQTVLNPWIIVGGVATVVCQPNEFIMPDSAVPGDVLVLTKPLGTQVAVNAHQWLDNPERWNKIKLVVSKEDVELAYQEAMFSMAMLNRTAASLMHTFNAHAATDITGFGILGHAQNLAKQQRSEVSFVIHNLPIIAKMAAISKACGNRFGLLQGTSPETSGGLLICLPREQAARFCAEIKSPKYGEGHQAWIIGIVEKGNQTARIIDKPRIIEVTPRGATASPQENNSSASPEAAS; encoded by the exons ATGGACTCCTGCGTCATCCCCCTCAGGCATGGGGGTCTCTCCCTTGTACAGACCACAGACTTCTTCTACCCACTGGTTGAGGATCCCTACATGATG GGCCGCATCGCATGTGCCAATGTGCTGAGTGATCTCTACGCCATGGGCATCACCGAGTGCGACAACATGCTGATGCTGCTGAGCGTCAGCCAGAAAATGACAGATGAG GAGCGTGAAAAGATTATGCCACTGATGATCAAAGGCTTCCGGGATGCCGCAGAGGATGGTGGAACATCAGTGACAGGCGGGCAGACTGTGTTGAATCCTTGGATCATTGTCGGGGGTGTTGCTACTGTGGTGTGCCAGCCCAACGAATTTATCAT GCCAGACAGTGCAGTTCCCGGAGATGTGCTGGTGCTGACCAAGCCGCTGGGCACGCAGGTGGCTGTCAACGCTCACCAGTGGCTGGATAAT CCTGAGAGGTGGAATAAGATTAAGCTGGTGGTGTCCAAAGAGGACGTGGAGCTGGCCTACCAGGAAGCCATGTTCAGTATGGCCATGCTGAACAGGACAG CTGCCAGTTTGATGCACACTTTCAATGCTCATGCTGCCACCGACATCACGGGCTTTGGGATCCTGGGCCATGCACAAAACCTGGCCAAGCAGCAGCGCAGCGAGGTCTCTTTTGTCATCCACAATCTGCCTATCATTGCCAAGATGGCTGCCATCAGCAAGGCCTGCGGGAATCGTTTTGGGCTGCTGCAAGGGACATCCCCGGAGACATCAG GGGGGCTGCTAATCTGCTTGCCCCGGGAGCAGGCCGCCCGCTTCTGTGCTGAAATCAAGTCTCCCAAATACGGGGAGGGGCACCAGGCCTGGATCATTGGCATCGTGGAGAAGGGGAACCAGACTGCGCGCATCATCGACAAGCCGCGCATCATCGAAGTGACGCCCCGGGGCGCCACGGCCTCCCCCCAAGAGAATAACTCAAGTGCCAGCCCTGAAGCGGCCTCGTGA